A single window of Treponema denticola ATCC 35405 DNA harbors:
- a CDS encoding 16S rRNA (uracil(1498)-N(3))-methyltransferase, whose protein sequence is MNIVLFSDDDCAAPDCINDGCVFYKHDKSINNCFVFYKNDERYLHIKKILNLKEGDVFKAGIINGKIGEAQISHLSEEKIVFSFCPNPPDKGIADNGADKVETRPLPLPPIKIILGFPRPIQLRRILRDAASLGFAEIVLCGTDLGERSYLKSNLSSPEEIKKYLLDGISQAGQTMLPAFSFCNSVKEALKDLKAASFKGSKVLLDIGDFPSLSTFRMTKGESVLITIGSERGWTQNERDVFFSEGFIPYSMGKRILRTETALTSALSVLLANNGFWE, encoded by the coding sequence ATGAATATTGTTTTGTTTTCAGATGATGATTGTGCAGCTCCCGATTGTATAAACGATGGCTGTGTTTTTTATAAACACGATAAAAGCATAAACAACTGCTTTGTCTTTTACAAAAATGATGAACGCTATCTTCACATAAAAAAGATTCTGAACTTAAAAGAAGGCGATGTTTTTAAGGCCGGAATCATAAACGGAAAAATAGGCGAAGCTCAGATCTCTCACCTTTCAGAAGAAAAAATCGTTTTTTCTTTTTGCCCGAATCCGCCCGATAAAGGCATTGCTGATAATGGTGCAGATAAAGTTGAGACGAGACCTCTGCCCCTTCCGCCCATAAAAATAATTCTGGGCTTTCCCCGCCCCATTCAGTTGAGGCGTATCCTTCGGGATGCGGCAAGTTTGGGCTTTGCCGAAATCGTACTATGCGGTACCGACTTGGGAGAGCGTTCCTATTTAAAATCGAACCTTTCAAGCCCCGAAGAAATAAAAAAATATCTTTTAGACGGTATCTCGCAAGCCGGCCAGACCATGCTACCGGCCTTTTCTTTTTGCAATTCGGTAAAAGAAGCCTTAAAAGATTTAAAGGCCGCCTCGTTCAAAGGCAGTAAGGTGCTCCTCGACATAGGAGATTTTCCTTCTCTTTCAACATTTAGAATGACAAAGGGTGAAAGTGTTCTTATCACAATTGGAAGCGAAAGAGGTTGGACTCAAAATGAAAGGGATGTCTTTTTTTCCGAAGGCTTTATTCCTTATTCTATGGGAAAACGCATTTTACGAACCGAAACCGCCCTTACTTCTGCCCTGTCCGTTCTCCTTGCAAACAACGGTTTTTGGGAATAG
- a CDS encoding HAD family hydrolase: MKKACIFDLDGTLTNSLYSIAHFLNAETAKYGIPPVDAEEFKILTGNGARKLVQRVLERAGKNDKDLEEKILTEYNAAYDADPVYLCEAYPGIKKLLADLIKNGISVNVLSNKPHPTTEKVVKTIFGENTFSCILGARDSVALKPDPAGVYEILKMLKLEKKDFLYIGDTATDVQTGKNAGLFTIGVLWGFRKRPELEQAGADAIISSPEEILKIALG, from the coding sequence ATGAAAAAAGCATGTATTTTTGATTTGGACGGGACCTTAACCAACTCCCTTTATTCGATAGCTCATTTTTTAAATGCTGAAACAGCAAAATACGGTATACCGCCTGTAGATGCGGAAGAATTTAAAATCTTAACAGGCAACGGTGCGAGAAAACTTGTACAAAGAGTTCTTGAACGTGCAGGAAAAAACGATAAAGATTTGGAAGAAAAAATTCTTACAGAATATAATGCCGCCTATGATGCCGATCCCGTTTATCTATGCGAGGCCTATCCGGGAATTAAAAAGCTTTTAGCGGATTTAATAAAAAACGGAATTTCCGTAAATGTGCTTTCAAACAAGCCTCATCCCACAACAGAAAAGGTTGTTAAGACAATCTTCGGCGAGAACACTTTTTCATGTATCTTAGGAGCCCGGGATTCGGTGGCCTTAAAACCTGACCCTGCAGGTGTCTACGAAATTTTAAAAATGCTCAAGCTCGAAAAAAAAGACTTTCTTTACATAGGAGACACGGCAACGGATGTTCAAACCGGAAAAAATGCAGGCCTTTTTACAATCGGTGTTTTATGGGGTTTTAGAAAACGCCCTGAATTGGAACAAGCCGGAGCTGATGCAATAATCTCAAGCCCTGAAGAAATCCTAAAGATAGCCTTAGGCTAA
- a CDS encoding DNA repair helicase XPB, translating into MQESKPLIIQGDRSILLDIHDPEANEARFALIPFAELEKSPEHLHTYRLTPLSLWNAAGVGLSADSIMKTLTGFSRFKVPDSILVWMKETMGRYGKIKLLPLEKPQEEKNGAEEKTDVEESGENQADGIRHETPDAEFLRLKPENALIFKELKSSKILLKYLIEDPDEENSFLISLLNRGTVKQALLKQGWPVQDEVPLRDGEPLDISLKEKTSSGAEFEIRDYQRDAASSFVGDKSAGTGFGTIVLPCGSGKTIVGMLTMSLLKTSTLILTPNVAAVYQWRRELLDKTNIKDEDIGLYTGEVKEIRPVTIATYQVLTWRPNTDAAFPHFKIFRERAWGLIIYDEVHLLPAPVFRITAELQVIRRLGLTATLVREDGCEGDVFSLVGPKRFDVPWKDLEQKGWIAKAYCTEIRVNIAPSKEIEYAVGTTREKHRIASENPAKLEIVKKLLTKHKENQILIIGQYLSQLEAIAKEINAPLITGKNTNAERELLYDSFRKGEINVLVVSKVANFAIDLPDASVAIQVSGVFGSRQEEAQRLGRILRPKECDSHFYSIVTRQTIEEGFAEKRQKFLAEQGYDYSILTEAELDK; encoded by the coding sequence ATGCAAGAATCTAAACCGCTTATAATTCAAGGAGACCGCTCCATTCTTTTGGATATTCACGACCCGGAAGCCAATGAGGCTCGTTTTGCCCTTATTCCTTTTGCGGAGCTTGAAAAGTCGCCTGAACATCTCCATACTTACAGGCTGACCCCCCTCTCGCTCTGGAATGCGGCAGGTGTCGGGCTTTCAGCCGATTCTATTATGAAAACCCTCACAGGCTTTTCCCGCTTTAAGGTTCCCGATTCTATCTTGGTTTGGATGAAAGAGACGATGGGCCGCTACGGTAAAATAAAGCTCCTCCCCCTTGAAAAGCCTCAAGAAGAAAAAAATGGAGCTGAGGAGAAGACCGATGTTGAAGAAAGCGGCGAAAATCAAGCTGATGGAATAAGGCACGAAACTCCCGATGCGGAATTTTTGCGCCTTAAACCTGAAAATGCTCTTATCTTTAAGGAATTAAAAAGCAGCAAGATTCTTTTAAAATATTTAATAGAAGATCCCGATGAGGAAAATTCTTTTTTGATTTCCCTTTTAAACAGGGGAACTGTAAAGCAGGCTCTTTTAAAACAGGGCTGGCCCGTGCAGGATGAGGTTCCCCTCCGTGACGGAGAGCCCTTGGATATTTCCCTAAAAGAAAAGACTTCAAGCGGTGCCGAATTTGAAATAAGAGATTATCAGCGGGATGCGGCCTCTTCCTTTGTCGGTGATAAGTCGGCAGGAACCGGCTTCGGCACAATTGTTCTTCCCTGCGGCTCGGGAAAAACCATAGTCGGAATGCTTACGATGAGCCTTCTTAAAACAAGCACCCTTATTCTAACTCCCAATGTTGCTGCCGTTTATCAGTGGAGACGGGAACTTTTGGATAAGACAAACATAAAAGATGAGGATATAGGCTTATATACGGGCGAGGTAAAGGAAATAAGGCCTGTTACGATAGCGACTTATCAGGTGCTTACTTGGAGGCCCAACACCGATGCGGCCTTCCCTCATTTTAAGATTTTTAGAGAGAGGGCTTGGGGGCTTATCATCTACGATGAGGTTCACCTATTACCGGCTCCGGTTTTTAGAATTACGGCAGAGCTTCAAGTTATAAGAAGACTCGGGCTTACTGCGACCCTTGTGAGAGAGGACGGCTGTGAGGGCGATGTTTTCAGCCTTGTCGGCCCTAAGCGGTTCGATGTGCCCTGGAAGGACCTTGAACAAAAGGGCTGGATAGCAAAAGCTTATTGTACCGAAATCAGGGTAAACATTGCTCCTTCAAAAGAGATAGAATACGCAGTGGGTACCACTCGCGAAAAGCACCGCATTGCAAGCGAGAACCCTGCAAAGCTCGAAATAGTAAAAAAACTTTTGACCAAGCACAAGGAAAATCAAATTCTTATAATCGGGCAATACTTGTCCCAGCTAGAAGCGATTGCAAAAGAAATAAATGCTCCTCTGATCACGGGGAAAAATACAAATGCCGAGCGGGAGCTTTTGTATGATTCATTTAGAAAGGGAGAGATAAACGTTTTGGTGGTTTCTAAGGTTGCAAACTTTGCGATTGATCTGCCTGATGCTTCGGTAGCTATTCAGGTTTCGGGCGTTTTCGGCAGCCGGCAAGAAGAGGCTCAGCGTTTGGGCCGAATCTTGAGGCCTAAAGAATGTGATTCCCATTTTTACAGCATTGTAACCCGCCAAACTATAGAAGAGGGCTTCGCCGAAAAGCGTCAAAAATTTTTAGCAGAGCAGGGTTATGACTACTCGATTCTTACCGAAGCCGAATTGGATAAATAA
- a CDS encoding Rpn family recombination-promoting nuclease/putative transposase, which yields MKQLFKITLRNDYAFKRVFGVEENKDVLQDLLECILDIPPETIAGLELLDKEFHKELLSEKLGVLDIKLRLRDGTFIDIEIQNNWHFDFPERTLYYWSKMYNENIKQGQDYTKLPKCITINLIGKGFNKNKRLHNKYLVLEQDTKEPLVSKLEIHILNLEKAKLSKECQFKDNKAKRLLNWLKFIETDNPEVREMLEQESPMMRKANTTIELMEMSPRDKWLYDSRMKYEHDRASCISEGYRQGIEEGIQQGLERGIDKGVYQKALETAKNLLAMNFPIENIAKVTGLSIKEVEAL from the coding sequence ATGAAGCAACTATTTAAAATCACCCTCCGCAATGACTATGCTTTTAAGCGTGTCTTCGGGGTGGAGGAAAACAAGGATGTACTACAGGATTTATTGGAATGTATCTTAGACATTCCGCCTGAAACAATCGCGGGCTTGGAACTTTTGGATAAGGAGTTTCATAAGGAACTTTTAAGTGAAAAGCTCGGTGTTTTGGACATCAAGTTAAGGCTAAGAGATGGAACTTTTATAGATATAGAAATTCAAAACAACTGGCATTTTGATTTTCCTGAAAGAACCCTGTATTATTGGTCTAAAATGTACAACGAAAACATAAAACAAGGTCAAGACTATACAAAACTGCCAAAGTGTATTACAATAAACTTGATAGGAAAAGGCTTTAATAAAAATAAGCGTTTGCACAATAAGTACCTTGTTCTTGAACAAGACACAAAAGAGCCTTTAGTTTCAAAACTTGAGATTCATATATTGAACCTTGAAAAGGCAAAGCTCTCAAAAGAATGTCAATTTAAAGATAATAAAGCTAAACGCTTATTAAACTGGCTGAAATTTATTGAAACTGATAATCCGGAGGTGCGGGAAATGTTAGAACAAGAATCGCCGATGATGAGAAAGGCAAATACAACGATAGAATTAATGGAAATGAGTCCTAGAGATAAATGGCTTTATGACTCTCGAATGAAATATGAACATGACAGGGCATCATGTATAAGTGAAGGTTATCGACAGGGCATTGAAGAGGGAATACAACAAGGCCTTGAGCGTGGTATTGATAAAGGGGTTTACCAAAAAGCACTCGAAACGGCAAAAAACCTGCTTGCAATGAATTTCCCTATAGAAAATATCGCAAAAGTCACAGGTTTAAGCATTAAAGAAGTAGAAGCTCTATAA
- a CDS encoding formylglycine-generating enzyme family protein yields MKFRINKMKGTAALITAAFIVLTAALVFTACPNSAGGGGGGGSTVSITVRGDEHINLPSKPVAVRAGAKWAEVQLTVKSKVSAKPNFLIDSWHLGTDESAPELKDTDTFYTNAVVFVKSRPDLPDLSSIQGTGDQVKITLAVTLEEGGAILGPKSISVNKGTRWNSVLKTYAKAALKVKYGFQCNGWKKNGNTVNDTYTFDDDTTIFAELEDMRINITVKGDSNVSVPDSTPLVVLSGRKWQDIKELAAGRIQVSDPSNIAVTAWHRGESASAPVLTDEYEFKKAEGQNRTVYAKTGDRRITLTVTYGSGSGTPATAGTITIYDGDEWHNVQKQVAPLVSVPEDHSIHWYLDNAGGELINFFYTFKASDGNARTVYARVSPPIQLTVTYGRVTGATVTIGTVTTHHRRLWYSVQNEIKYKYPLLSNTEVEWHWNDKNGALISDTYEFDAGNVPSNTVYAFVRPKIITYYGGLRYIAPIGSNGSYEDYNMKKIDAVTDGYVGGDAYHYVYNDPHKVSLTAYRIGTTEVTQELYELVMAHNPSYFQGSSHPTASGESQEKRPVEQVSWFDAIAFCNELTRCCYSLGEAQCVYTYNGHTYTVEDAQAHNVPVMDMSKKGFRLPTQAEWEWAAQSGTAWQKWAGTNDEDKLSYYAWYDANEYGRTHQAGRKKANPFGLFDMSGNVSEWCWDWWIQTTPEGGTDPVGPLSGTNRTTCGGGYSFFDSACCCAYRGLEEPDKNKDTTGFRIVCRYEF; encoded by the coding sequence ATGAAGTTTAGAATAAACAAAATGAAGGGAACCGCGGCGCTCATCACAGCCGCATTCATCGTACTTACCGCAGCACTGGTCTTTACCGCATGCCCCAACAGCGCGGGCGGCGGAGGCGGGGGCGGCTCTACCGTCAGCATCACCGTAAGAGGCGATGAGCACATAAACCTGCCGTCGAAGCCGGTTGCGGTACGGGCAGGTGCCAAGTGGGCGGAAGTTCAGTTAACGGTTAAAAGCAAGGTCAGCGCCAAGCCGAACTTTTTGATTGACTCGTGGCATTTGGGCACTGACGAAAGCGCACCGGAACTGAAAGACACGGATACTTTTTATACGAACGCAGTCGTGTTCGTCAAATCGCGGCCGGACTTGCCCGATCTTTCAAGTATACAGGGCACGGGCGATCAAGTCAAAATCACTTTAGCCGTAACGCTTGAAGAAGGAGGCGCCATACTGGGGCCGAAGTCGATCAGCGTCAACAAGGGAACCCGTTGGAATTCGGTTCTTAAAACCTATGCCAAAGCTGCGCTCAAAGTGAAATACGGCTTTCAGTGTAACGGGTGGAAAAAGAACGGCAATACGGTGAACGATACCTACACCTTCGATGACGACACAACCATCTTTGCAGAGCTGGAAGACATGCGCATTAACATCACCGTAAAGGGCGACAGCAACGTGAGCGTACCGGACAGCACGCCGCTTGTTGTGCTGAGCGGAAGAAAGTGGCAGGACATAAAAGAGTTGGCCGCAGGCAGGATACAGGTCAGCGATCCTTCAAACATTGCCGTAACCGCATGGCATCGGGGAGAAAGCGCAAGCGCTCCCGTGTTGACCGACGAATACGAGTTCAAAAAAGCCGAGGGGCAAAACCGCACTGTCTATGCCAAAACGGGCGACCGGCGCATCACGCTTACCGTTACATACGGTTCAGGCTCGGGTACACCGGCGACCGCCGGTACTATCACCATATACGACGGTGATGAGTGGCACAACGTACAAAAGCAGGTTGCACCGCTGGTAAGCGTTCCCGAAGACCACTCCATACACTGGTATTTGGATAATGCAGGCGGGGAGCTTATAAACTTTTTCTATACGTTTAAAGCGAGCGACGGGAATGCGCGCACGGTGTATGCCAGAGTGTCGCCGCCCATACAGCTTACCGTTACATACGGCAGGGTTACGGGGGCAACGGTAACGATCGGCACCGTCACTACACACCACCGCAGGCTATGGTACTCCGTACAAAATGAGATTAAGTATAAGTATCCTCTTTTGTCCAATACGGAGGTGGAATGGCATTGGAATGATAAAAACGGAGCGCTTATAAGCGATACCTATGAGTTCGATGCCGGCAACGTGCCGTCGAACACGGTGTATGCGTTTGTCAGACCTAAAATAATTACGTATTACGGCGGACTGAGGTATATCGCACCGATAGGCTCTAACGGTTCGTATGAAGATTACAATATGAAAAAGATAGACGCGGTAACGGACGGCTATGTCGGAGGCGATGCCTACCACTACGTCTACAACGATCCGCATAAGGTCAGTTTAACCGCCTATCGGATAGGCACAACGGAAGTTACGCAAGAGTTGTATGAGCTGGTAATGGCACACAATCCGAGTTACTTTCAGGGCAGCTCACATCCGACTGCATCAGGCGAGAGCCAAGAAAAGCGCCCGGTAGAACAGGTAAGCTGGTTTGATGCGATAGCTTTTTGCAACGAGCTTACGCGCTGTTGTTACTCTTTGGGAGAAGCGCAATGCGTGTATACCTATAACGGGCATACCTACACGGTAGAAGATGCACAGGCACACAATGTGCCCGTCATGGATATGAGCAAAAAAGGCTTCCGCTTGCCGACCCAAGCCGAATGGGAGTGGGCTGCCCAAAGCGGCACTGCATGGCAGAAATGGGCGGGCACTAACGACGAAGACAAACTTTCATACTACGCGTGGTACGATGCGAACGAATACGGCAGAACGCACCAAGCGGGACGTAAAAAGGCAAACCCGTTCGGTCTTTTTGACATGTCGGGCAACGTAAGCGAATGGTGCTGGGATTGGTGGATCCAGACTACGCCTGAGGGCGGTACCGATCCTGTCGGGCCGCTTTCGGGCACTAATCGCACCACCTGCGGCGGCGGTTATTCTTTCTTCGACTCTGCGTGTTGTTGTGCGTATCGCGGCCTTGAAGAACCCGACAAGAACAAGGATACTACCGGCTTTCGCATAGTGTGCAGGTATGAGTTTTAG
- a CDS encoding diacylglycerol/polyprenol kinase family protein, translating into MSFLRNLRYKKLSQNARVEDLIKETFRKTIHLCAALVPLVARYFFYPTVIALSAITFFYVIFEILRLKGYQIFMISNITGFAARERDKGKFVLGPVTLSIGVISTLLIFPFKEASIGIMALALGDGLASLVGKFWGRQHLNISKDKTIAGSIACFTAVFISTIAISRSFIKSFFIAAIATGTEALPLKDFDNILIPLVCAGAALILAV; encoded by the coding sequence ATGAGTTTTTTAAGAAATCTGCGATATAAAAAACTTTCTCAAAATGCAAGGGTCGAAGATTTGATAAAGGAAACCTTCCGCAAAACTATTCATCTTTGTGCAGCCCTTGTTCCTCTCGTTGCAAGATACTTTTTCTATCCCACAGTTATAGCCCTGTCCGCCATAACCTTTTTTTATGTTATCTTTGAAATTTTAAGATTAAAGGGCTATCAGATTTTTATGATTTCAAACATCACCGGCTTTGCTGCACGAGAGAGGGATAAGGGGAAATTTGTGCTGGGCCCCGTAACTCTTTCGATAGGCGTTATAAGCACCCTCCTTATCTTTCCGTTTAAGGAAGCAAGTATAGGGATTATGGCTTTGGCCCTCGGAGACGGTCTTGCAAGCCTTGTCGGAAAATTCTGGGGAAGACAGCATCTGAATATTTCCAAGGATAAAACAATAGCGGGAAGTATAGCCTGTTTTACGGCGGTTTTTATTTCTACCATTGCAATAAGCAGGAGTTTTATAAAAAGCTTTTTTATAGCAGCCATTGCAACGGGAACGGAAGCTCTCCCCTTAAAAGACTTTGACAATATACTGATACCTCTGGTGTGTGCAGGGGCTGCCTTAATATTGGCTGTTTAA
- a CDS encoding FGGY-family carbohydrate kinase — protein sequence MIFCAAVFDIGTSSLKGALIAEDGKVYTQGRLFFPQNLEAETWLISFENLFKQFSDFAEQKSIKICGICISGNGPSLVAVSEDSAERDFLLLWNKASSKASNENSNKNSNENSMKKSPLYGKSIFLPRLDFFRNSYPKIFQSAKYILSGPEYLIYKLTKTKVTVLPEERYVPAYWTDEELKALSIPKNKLAPFVPLGEDCGLYRNIPVFAGPPDFIAALIGTNTLKPGTACDRAGSSEGINICLEAPPESSKLKGLRLLPSPIPNLWNISYLIENSGNVFYEYIKKHGGNFMDFDAFVHNINTKTAHKQNEAEGRSIMEALAFKVKAGMDLLEKAAGFRPIYTISGGQANNKLWRDLKAEITGREFKVLQIADAELLGNAAITFTSLKTYSLISEAASVIVW from the coding sequence ATGATTTTTTGTGCAGCCGTCTTTGACATAGGTACGTCTTCCCTGAAGGGCGCTCTTATAGCCGAAGACGGAAAGGTTTATACGCAAGGCCGTTTATTTTTTCCTCAAAACCTTGAAGCCGAAACATGGCTTATTTCTTTTGAAAACCTTTTTAAACAGTTTTCCGACTTTGCAGAACAAAAAAGCATTAAGATTTGCGGTATCTGTATTTCGGGAAACGGCCCCAGCTTGGTTGCCGTATCCGAAGATTCTGCAGAAAGAGATTTTTTACTTTTGTGGAACAAGGCCTCTTCCAAAGCTTCGAATGAGAACTCTAACAAAAATTCGAATGAAAATTCCATGAAAAAAAGTCCTCTTTACGGTAAATCCATCTTTTTACCTCGTTTGGATTTTTTCCGAAATTCTTATCCCAAAATATTTCAATCTGCAAAATATATTTTATCGGGCCCAGAGTATTTAATTTATAAACTTACAAAAACGAAGGTAACGGTTTTGCCCGAAGAACGCTATGTGCCCGCTTATTGGACTGATGAAGAATTAAAAGCCTTATCCATACCGAAAAATAAACTTGCCCCATTTGTTCCGCTGGGAGAAGATTGCGGTCTTTACCGAAACATTCCCGTTTTTGCAGGCCCTCCCGATTTTATAGCTGCCCTCATTGGAACAAACACATTGAAGCCGGGAACTGCCTGCGATAGGGCCGGCTCAAGCGAGGGAATAAATATCTGTCTTGAAGCTCCTCCGGAAAGCTCCAAGTTGAAGGGCTTACGCCTTCTTCCGTCTCCGATTCCGAACCTTTGGAACATATCCTACCTAATAGAAAATTCGGGGAATGTTTTTTATGAGTATATAAAAAAGCACGGAGGCAATTTTATGGACTTTGACGCTTTTGTGCATAATATAAATACTAAAACCGCACATAAACAAAATGAAGCGGAAGGAAGATCTATAATGGAAGCCCTTGCTTTTAAGGTAAAAGCGGGTATGGATTTACTTGAAAAGGCCGCAGGCTTCCGTCCCATATATACAATCTCAGGAGGGCAGGCCAATAATAAACTTTGGCGGGACTTAAAGGCCGAAATCACCGGCAGAGAATTCAAGGTGTTGCAAATAGCCGATGCCGAGCTTTTGGGCAATGCCGCGATAACTTTTACTTCTCTTAAAACCTATAGCTTGATAAGTGAGGCGGCCTCTGTAATTGTTTGGTAA
- the mgtE gene encoding magnesium transporter — translation MELKENKFEQIKYLLSEKRYIEVQRTLAELNEVDIAEFLETESAQNAILMFRMLPKSMAAEVFTLLPTEQQSRFIAAATDKELVSILDEIFLDDMVDIVEEMPANVVKKILKNTGSEERMLINQFLKYPKDSAGSLMTIEYVDLKKTMTVKQALDYIRKIGLESETIYTCYVTDKNRVLEGFISLKELVLADEDKKIEQIFNREYICVNTHDDQEKVAFTFKKYGFLALPVVDNENRLIGIITVDDIMDVMEQEATEDFQRMAAMQPNEETYLETGIFKLAKHRIGWLLLLMVSETFTGTIIERYTHLVASMTILTAFIPMLMDTGGNSGSQSSTLIIRGLATGEIDLKDWKKVFFKELGIAVLVGFTLGLFSFLKSVFLGGRNPMIALTVGATLVATVTVAKITGGLLPIMAKKLKLDPAIMAGPLITTIVDTVSLIIYFKIASVLCAGMF, via the coding sequence ATGGAATTGAAAGAAAACAAGTTTGAACAAATAAAATATTTATTATCCGAAAAACGGTATATTGAAGTACAGCGGACATTGGCCGAGCTAAACGAAGTCGATATAGCCGAATTCCTTGAAACCGAATCCGCACAAAATGCCATTCTTATGTTCCGAATGCTGCCTAAAAGCATGGCGGCCGAAGTTTTTACTCTTTTACCCACGGAACAGCAAAGCCGTTTTATAGCCGCAGCTACCGATAAGGAGCTGGTTTCAATATTGGACGAAATCTTCTTGGACGATATGGTAGACATTGTTGAAGAAATGCCTGCAAATGTTGTTAAAAAAATCCTAAAAAATACCGGCAGTGAAGAGCGTATGCTCATCAATCAGTTCCTAAAGTATCCTAAAGACTCGGCCGGAAGTCTTATGACTATCGAGTACGTAGACTTAAAAAAAACTATGACCGTAAAGCAGGCCCTTGATTATATCCGCAAGATAGGTTTGGAAAGTGAAACCATTTACACGTGTTATGTTACCGATAAAAATAGAGTCCTTGAAGGTTTTATTTCTCTTAAAGAATTGGTGCTTGCTGATGAGGATAAAAAGATTGAACAGATTTTTAATAGAGAGTATATATGTGTAAACACCCATGATGATCAGGAAAAGGTTGCCTTCACTTTTAAGAAATACGGCTTTTTGGCTCTCCCCGTTGTCGATAACGAAAACCGCCTCATCGGTATTATTACCGTCGACGACATAATGGATGTTATGGAGCAGGAGGCTACCGAAGACTTTCAGAGGATGGCCGCTATGCAGCCTAACGAAGAAACCTACCTTGAAACGGGAATCTTTAAACTTGCAAAACACCGAATAGGCTGGCTTCTTTTACTAATGGTATCCGAAACATTTACCGGAACTATAATCGAACGCTACACCCATTTGGTTGCCTCAATGACTATTTTGACCGCCTTTATTCCTATGTTGATGGACACAGGCGGTAATTCCGGCAGTCAATCTTCAACCTTGATTATCCGAGGTTTGGCTACGGGAGAAATCGACTTAAAGGATTGGAAAAAGGTTTTTTTTAAGGAGTTGGGCATTGCCGTGTTGGTGGGCTTTACCTTAGGCCTTTTCAGTTTTTTAAAATCGGTCTTCCTTGGGGGGAGAAATCCTATGATAGCCCTTACTGTGGGTGCAACCCTCGTTGCAACCGTAACTGTAGCAAAGATTACCGGCGGGCTTCTCCCCATTATGGCAAAAAAATTAAAACTCGACCCTGCGATTATGGCCGGCCCCCTGATTACAACTATTGTAGATACCGTAAGTTTGATTATCTATTTTAAGATAGCTTCAGTTTTGTGTGCAGGAATGTTTTAA